CTTAAGTGAAGAATTAACTTTAATTAAAAGTCAAAGCAAAACTAGACATACTAAAAAATTATCCCCTCCTTTAAGATTTTATCTAAATGACAAGACAATTAGACTTGTAAAACGCTGTATAGAGAGATTTAAAGAACAAGACCCAATATCTGGATGGTTTGTACACTTACTCTCAATTACTGGTTGTAGGGGTGTTGAGATGCAAAATGTAAAACTTACTGACATATATAAAGAGACGTGTAGTAATGGTGAAGTATTTTATTCTATTCGCGTTAATGTAGCTAAAAAGCGTAGCAATATCTGTATTAGAGAAGTAGTCATTAGTAAATCTGAATTTAAATCTATAATGCAAGCCCATCAAAACTACTTTTTATCTAAAGGAAAAGACACAAGACGTACATATCTATTTCAAAAAAGTAAACTTAAATTTCGTGACAATAAAATTAACATAACTGAAATTTCAAAACAGTTTAAGGAATTACTCATTAAGGGAGGATTTAAACATCGCAAATCTTTGCATATACTTCGTAATATATTTATAGCATCATTAAAGTCTAGAGGATATAATTCATTTGAAATTAAAGAGCTTATGAAATACTCATCTACTTCTGAGATTGATAATGTTTATGGTCTCTCAAGTGCAAGTAAAATACAGGCTTACAGAGATATCAAAACTAGCTTGAAATAACTTTTAAGTTTTGCTAATATTTTTAAGGTACTACTCCCCCCACTTCAAGATTTTTACCAAGCACCAGTAAATACCTAATTTGACATTTAGGTATTTATTTTTACAAAAAAAATATTTGTTAATCCTTTGTTTTTGATAAAATTATAGTTTATAATATATATATTCTTTAAACCAAAATTTCATTATGAAAAGAGAACAGGGACTCTAAACTTTTCTAGAGTCCTTTCTCTTTACGCTTGCATTTTAAACATTTCCGTTCAAGCATAACGAATACTCTTTAAATCCATACTTGACCTATTAGTTTTGTATGAAGTAGCTAGTACCTCATGTTTAGTTTGCTTGA
The sequence above is a segment of the Borrelia puertoricensis genome. Coding sequences within it:
- a CDS encoding tyrosine-type recombinase/integrase, encoding MKGKHLINCSLNLKIKELEMQNERLSEELTLIKSQSKTRHTKKLSPPLRFYLNDKTIRLVKRCIERFKEQDPISGWFVHLLSITGCRGVEMQNVKLTDIYKETCSNGEVFYSIRVNVAKKRSNICIREVVISKSEFKSIMQAHQNYFLSKGKDTRRTYLFQKSKLKFRDNKINITEISKQFKELLIKGGFKHRKSLHILRNIFIASLKSRGYNSFEIKELMKYSSTSEIDNVYGLSSASKIQAYRDIKTSLK